In Alloyangia pacifica, the following proteins share a genomic window:
- a CDS encoding YIP1 family protein, which produces MARGPDGRTARRMTVAGLLSLAWQTVTAPREVARMLLGLHLSREALLTGFGLVVALNALLVGLMQLGGELGPVGGLMPVPMGLLLAVMLAGSIVTLTWAGRSFGGTARLEDVAVLLIWLQGLRALAQLGVALIGAVSGGLAALLVLVALCVGLWILVAFLDEAHGFGSPLKALLVLILATLALLAALMMIASLMGGMPNGMASYV; this is translated from the coding sequence ATGGCCCGGGGACCGGATGGCCGAACGGCCCGCCGGATGACCGTGGCGGGTCTTCTTTCGCTGGCCTGGCAGACCGTCACCGCCCCGCGCGAGGTGGCGCGGATGCTGCTGGGCCTGCATCTGTCGCGCGAGGCGCTGCTGACCGGCTTCGGCCTGGTCGTGGCGCTGAATGCGCTGCTGGTCGGGCTGATGCAGCTCGGCGGCGAGCTGGGCCCGGTGGGCGGGCTGATGCCCGTGCCGATGGGGCTTTTGCTGGCCGTGATGCTGGCGGGCTCGATCGTCACGCTGACATGGGCCGGGCGCAGCTTCGGCGGCACTGCGCGGCTCGAGGATGTGGCCGTGCTGCTGATCTGGCTGCAGGGGCTGCGGGCGCTGGCGCAACTCGGGGTGGCGCTGATCGGCGCGGTCTCGGGCGGGCTGGCGGCGCTGCTGGTGCTTGTGGCGCTCTGCGTGGGGCTCTGGATCCTGGTCGCCTTCCTCGACGAGGCGCATGGTTTCGGCAGCCCTTTAAAGGCGCTGCTGGTGCTGATACTCGCGACCCTGGCGCTGCTCGCGGCGCTGATGATGATCGCCTCCCTGATGGGGGGAATGCCGAACGGGATGGCAAGCTATGTATGA
- a CDS encoding YIP1 family protein has protein sequence MSLSREIVATYRGPGAVMSRLLSQGPREDRALMLVMAACAMFFVARMPALARQAHLEGTELNPLMGASLLACMVILPLALYVLAALSHLVAKLFRGRGTGYGARLALFWALLAASPLALLNGLVAGFVGEGLQLSLVGLLWCAVFLWFWIGGLRAAEWPGDRMAERPAG, from the coding sequence ATGTCGCTCTCGCGCGAGATCGTCGCCACCTACCGGGGGCCGGGCGCGGTGATGAGCCGCCTGCTGTCGCAGGGCCCCCGAGAGGACCGGGCGTTGATGCTCGTCATGGCCGCCTGCGCGATGTTCTTCGTCGCCCGGATGCCCGCGCTCGCGCGGCAGGCGCATCTTGAAGGTACGGAGCTCAACCCGCTCATGGGCGCGTCGCTGCTGGCCTGCATGGTGATCCTGCCGCTTGCGCTCTATGTGCTGGCGGCGCTGAGCCACCTCGTTGCCAAGCTCTTCCGCGGCCGGGGAACTGGCTACGGCGCGCGGCTGGCGCTGTTCTGGGCGCTGCTGGCGGCAAGCCCGCTGGCGCTGCTCAACGGGCTAGTGGCGGGGTTTGTCGGCGAGGGTCTGCAGCTCTCGCTGGTGGGGCTGCTGTGGTGCGCGGTCTTCCTATGGTTCTGGATCGGCGGCCTCAGGGCTGCGGAATGGCCCGGGGACCGGATGGCCGAACGGCCCGCCGGATGA
- a CDS encoding SufB/SufD family protein, with the protein MALPQVKQTATDARLAALSLPEGGWSRPAREAALARVQAMGLPGGRDEYWKFTRPDTLTVVEAPAAAVMAADDEAPVFSERDRLKVVFVDGVFSAEDSDDLALEGLSIERLAEASDIHWAKDLYGTLEQSGQTPVERPLAALNTAFATDGLLIRVTGKVAKPVHLLYRHESDSSDAILHHVVKVEEGGDVTLLESGPAAARFNAVMEVDVADGAGFHHIRVQGRDHERRAATHIFGRLGTESTFKTFTLTVNGVLTRNEAVIELTGDDAAVHVAGACMGDGDFHHDDTVFITHDAVNCESRQIFKKVLRNGATGVFQGKILVKPGAQKTDGYQISQSLLLDEDSQFLAKPELEIYADDVACSHGSTSGAIDEDGLFYLRARGVPRGTAEDLLTIAFIAEAVQEVEDEDIQTEINELVAAWLGRRRD; encoded by the coding sequence ATGGCACTTCCCCAAGTCAAGCAGACCGCGACCGACGCGCGTCTGGCCGCGCTCAGCCTGCCCGAGGGTGGCTGGTCGCGTCCGGCCCGCGAGGCGGCGCTGGCCCGCGTGCAGGCCATGGGCCTGCCCGGCGGCCGTGACGAGTACTGGAAATTCACCCGCCCCGACACGCTGACCGTAGTCGAGGCGCCCGCCGCCGCCGTGATGGCCGCGGACGACGAGGCGCCGGTCTTCAGCGAACGCGACCGGCTCAAGGTGGTCTTCGTCGACGGCGTGTTCAGCGCCGAGGACTCCGATGATCTGGCGCTCGAAGGGCTGAGCATCGAGCGTCTCGCCGAGGCTTCGGACATCCACTGGGCCAAGGATCTCTACGGCACGCTGGAACAGAGCGGCCAGACCCCCGTCGAGCGCCCGCTCGCCGCGCTCAACACCGCCTTTGCGACCGATGGCCTGCTGATCCGCGTGACCGGCAAGGTCGCAAAGCCCGTGCACCTGCTTTATCGCCACGAGAGCGACAGCTCCGATGCAATCCTGCACCACGTGGTGAAGGTCGAAGAGGGCGGCGACGTGACGCTGCTCGAATCCGGCCCCGCCGCCGCGCGCTTCAACGCGGTGATGGAAGTTGACGTCGCCGATGGCGCCGGCTTCCACCACATCCGGGTCCAAGGCCGCGACCACGAGCGCCGCGCCGCGACGCATATCTTCGGCCGGCTCGGCACCGAGAGCACCTTCAAGACCTTCACCCTCACGGTGAACGGCGTGCTGACCCGCAACGAGGCAGTGATCGAGCTGACCGGCGACGATGCGGCGGTGCATGTCGCGGGCGCCTGCATGGGGGATGGCGATTTCCACCATGACGACACGGTGTTCATCACCCACGACGCGGTGAACTGCGAAAGCCGCCAGATCTTCAAGAAGGTGCTGCGCAACGGCGCGACCGGCGTCTTCCAGGGCAAGATCCTGGTCAAGCCCGGCGCACAGAAGACCGACGGCTATCAGATCAGCCAGTCGCTGCTTCTGGACGAGGACAGCCAGTTCCTCGCCAAGCCGGAGCTCGAGATCTACGCCGACGACGTGGCGTGTTCGCATGGGTCGACCTCGGGCGCGATCGACGAGGACGGTCTGTTCTACCTGCGCGCCCGCGGCGTGCCGCGCGGCACCGCCGAGGACCTGCTGACCATCGCCTTCATCGCCGAAGCGGTGCAGGAGGTTGAGGACGAGGACATCCAGACCGAGATCAACGAGCTGGTCGCGGCCTGGCTGGGCCGTCGCCGCGACTGA
- the sufC gene encoding Fe-S cluster assembly ATPase SufC translates to MLEIKNLQVKLEEEDKQILKGVDLTVEAGKVHAIMGPNGSGKSTLSYVLSGKDGYEVTGGEALLEGEDILEMEPEERAAAGLFLAFQYPVEIPGVGNMTFLRTAVNSQRKARGEEEMSSTEFLKVIREKAKSLKIDAEMLKRPVNVGFSGGEKKRNEILQMAMLEPKMCILDETDSGLDVDAMKLVADGVNALRDEGRAFLVITHYQRLLDHIKPDVVHIMSNGRIIKTGGPELALEVEQNGYADIIEEEA, encoded by the coding sequence ATGCTGGAAATCAAGAACCTTCAGGTGAAGCTGGAAGAAGAGGACAAGCAGATCCTCAAGGGTGTGGACCTGACCGTCGAAGCGGGCAAGGTGCATGCGATCATGGGCCCGAACGGCTCGGGCAAGTCGACCCTGTCCTACGTCCTGTCGGGCAAGGACGGCTACGAGGTCACCGGCGGCGAGGCGCTGCTGGAAGGCGAGGACATCCTCGAGATGGAGCCCGAAGAGCGCGCCGCGGCGGGCCTCTTCCTGGCGTTCCAGTACCCGGTGGAAATCCCCGGCGTCGGCAACATGACCTTCCTGCGCACCGCAGTGAATTCGCAGCGCAAGGCCCGCGGCGAGGAAGAGATGTCCTCGACCGAGTTCCTCAAGGTCATCCGCGAGAAGGCCAAGTCGCTGAAGATCGATGCCGAGATGCTCAAGCGCCCGGTCAACGTCGGCTTCTCGGGCGGTGAGAAGAAGCGCAACGAGATCCTGCAGATGGCGATGCTCGAGCCGAAGATGTGCATCCTCGACGAGACCGACTCCGGCCTCGACGTCGACGCCATGAAACTGGTCGCCGATGGCGTGAACGCGCTGCGCGACGAAGGCCGCGCCTTCCTCGTGATCACCCACTACCAGCGCCTGCTCGACCACATCAAACCGGATGTCGTGCACATCATGTCGAACGGCCGCATCATCAAGACCGGCGGCCCCGAGCTGGCGCTCGAGGTCGAGCAGAACGGCTATGCGGACATCATCGAGGAGGAGGCGTAA
- a CDS encoding heavy metal-binding domain-containing protein yields MIVTTTNTIEGHRITAYKGIVVGEAIMGANVMRDLFARVTDIIGGRSGAYEAKLQDARDVAMRELEARAKVLGANAVVGVDLDYEVVGDSMLMVSVSGTAVVITP; encoded by the coding sequence ATGATCGTCACCACAACAAACACCATCGAGGGCCACCGCATCACCGCCTACAAGGGTATCGTGGTGGGCGAGGCCATCATGGGCGCCAATGTGATGCGCGATCTCTTCGCGCGGGTGACCGACATCATCGGCGGGCGCTCGGGCGCCTATGAGGCCAAGCTGCAGGATGCCCGCGACGTGGCCATGCGCGAGCTCGAAGCGCGCGCAAAGGTGTTGGGGGCGAATGCGGTGGTCGGCGTCGATCTCGACTACGAGGTGGTGGGCGACTCGATGCTCATGGTCTCGGTGTCGGGCACGGCGGTGGTGATCACGCCATGA
- the sufB gene encoding Fe-S cluster assembly protein SufB — protein MAAFDNITVKEGVEQETVDAVEAVSTYKYGWDTDIEMEYAPMGLNEDIVRLISEKNEEPEWMTEWRLEAYRRWLSKEEPTWAMVDYPKIDFQKQYYYARPKSFETKPQSLDEVDPKLLATYEKLGIPLKEQMILAGVEGAEDAPAEGRKVAVDAVFDSVSVGTTFQKELEKAGVIFCSISEAIKKHPELVKKYLGSVVPVSDNFYATLNSAVFSDGSFVYVPPGVRCPMELSTYFRINAENTGQFERTLIIADKGSYVSYLEGCTAPKRDTAQLHAAVVEIIVEEDAEVKYSTVQNWFPGDENGKGGIYNFVTKRADCRGDRAKVMWTQVETGSAVTWKYPSCILRGNESQGEFYSIAIANNHQQADTGTKMIHLGKNTKSRIVSKGISAGVAQNTYRGLVSMHPKAKNSRNYTQCDSLLIGDKCGAHTVPYIEVKNNSSRVEHEATTSKVDDDQLFYCRQRGMDEEEAVALVVNGFCKEVLQALPMEFAMEAQQLVAISLEGSVG, from the coding sequence ATGGCAGCTTTTGACAATATCACCGTGAAGGAAGGTGTCGAGCAGGAGACCGTGGACGCGGTCGAGGCCGTCTCGACCTACAAGTACGGCTGGGACACCGACATCGAGATGGAATACGCGCCGATGGGCCTCAATGAGGACATCGTGCGTCTGATCTCGGAAAAGAACGAAGAGCCCGAGTGGATGACCGAGTGGCGCCTCGAGGCCTACCGCCGCTGGCTGAGCAAGGAAGAGCCCACCTGGGCGATGGTCGACTATCCCAAGATCGACTTCCAGAAGCAGTACTACTACGCCCGGCCGAAGAGCTTCGAGACCAAACCGCAGTCGCTGGACGAGGTCGATCCCAAGCTGCTGGCAACCTATGAGAAGCTCGGCATTCCGCTCAAGGAACAGATGATCCTCGCCGGTGTCGAGGGTGCCGAGGACGCGCCTGCCGAGGGCCGCAAGGTCGCCGTGGACGCGGTCTTTGACTCGGTTTCCGTGGGCACCACCTTCCAGAAGGAACTCGAGAAGGCAGGCGTGATCTTCTGTTCGATCTCCGAGGCCATCAAGAAGCACCCGGAGCTGGTCAAGAAGTACCTCGGCTCGGTCGTGCCGGTGTCGGACAACTTCTACGCCACGCTGAACTCGGCGGTCTTCTCGGATGGCTCCTTCGTCTACGTGCCGCCGGGCGTGCGCTGCCCGATGGAGCTGTCGACCTACTTCCGCATCAACGCCGAGAACACCGGCCAGTTCGAGCGGACGCTGATCATCGCCGACAAGGGCTCCTACGTGTCCTACCTCGAGGGCTGCACCGCGCCGAAGCGCGACACCGCGCAGCTGCACGCGGCCGTGGTCGAGATCATCGTCGAAGAGGACGCCGAGGTGAAATACTCGACCGTCCAGAACTGGTTCCCCGGCGATGAGAACGGCAAGGGCGGCATCTACAACTTCGTCACCAAGCGGGCCGACTGCCGTGGCGATCGGGCCAAGGTGATGTGGACGCAGGTCGAGACCGGCTCGGCCGTGACCTGGAAGTACCCGTCCTGCATCCTGCGCGGCAACGAGAGCCAGGGCGAGTTCTACTCGATCGCCATCGCCAACAACCACCAGCAGGCCGACACCGGCACCAAGATGATCCACCTTGGCAAGAACACCAAGAGCCGGATCGTCTCGAAGGGTATCTCGGCGGGCGTGGCGCAGAACACCTATCGCGGTCTCGTGTCGATGCACCCGAAGGCGAAGAACTCGCGCAACTACACCCAATGCGACAGTCTGCTGATCGGCGACAAGTGCGGGGCCCACACGGTTCCCTACATCGAGGTGAAGAACAACTCCTCGCGCGTCGAGCACGAGGCGACCACCTCGAAAGTCGATGACGATCAGCTCTTCTATTGCCGCCAGCGCGGCATGGACGAGGAAGAGGCGGTGGCCCTGGTGGTCAACGGCTTCTGCAAGGAAGTGCTGCAGGCGCTGCCCATGGAGTTCGCCATGGAAGCCCAGCAGCTCGTCGCCATCTCGCTCGAAGGCTCGGTGGGCTAA
- a CDS encoding cysteine desulfurase family protein: protein MTRAYLDWNATAPLRSEAKDAMIAAMDLVGNPSSVHAEGRAAKGLMEKARAQVASALGADGADVVFVSGATEAAALACAGRGLQGADIEHDAMAAWLTCDLPVDGQGRVTVRDPASTALQAANSETGVVQDLPQGLAVIDATQVFGKLPFAFNWTGAQMAIVSAHKLGGPKGVGALVMKRGTDLPPQMKGGGQEMGRRAGTENLIGIAGFGAAAEAAARDLADDVWTGIEKLRTILENAIAAAAPETIFVGNGAPRLPNTSCFALPGWKGETQVMQMDLAGFAISAGSACSSGKVRASRVLRAMGFDDDVAGCAIRVSLGPTTREEDVLRFAEAWARQYRKKYAPVL, encoded by the coding sequence GTGACGCGGGCCTATCTCGACTGGAATGCCACGGCGCCGCTGCGCTCCGAGGCAAAAGACGCGATGATCGCGGCGATGGATCTGGTGGGGAACCCCTCGTCGGTCCACGCCGAGGGGCGCGCGGCCAAGGGGCTGATGGAAAAGGCGCGGGCGCAGGTCGCCTCGGCGCTTGGCGCCGACGGCGCCGACGTGGTCTTCGTTTCGGGCGCCACCGAGGCCGCGGCCCTGGCCTGCGCCGGGCGCGGGCTGCAGGGCGCAGACATTGAGCATGATGCGATGGCCGCCTGGCTGACCTGCGATCTGCCGGTGGACGGGCAGGGGCGGGTGACCGTGCGCGACCCCGCGAGCACCGCGCTGCAGGCGGCGAACTCCGAAACCGGCGTGGTACAGGATCTGCCGCAGGGCCTCGCGGTGATTGATGCCACGCAGGTCTTCGGCAAGTTGCCCTTCGCCTTCAACTGGACAGGCGCCCAGATGGCCATCGTCTCTGCGCACAAGCTCGGCGGGCCCAAGGGAGTCGGCGCGCTGGTGATGAAGCGCGGCACAGACCTGCCGCCGCAGATGAAGGGCGGCGGTCAGGAGATGGGGCGCCGCGCCGGGACCGAGAACCTGATCGGCATAGCGGGATTTGGCGCGGCCGCAGAGGCAGCCGCGCGCGATCTGGCCGATGACGTATGGACAGGAATCGAAAAACTTAGAACTATTCTAGAGAACGCTATTGCGGCTGCCGCGCCAGAGACTATTTTTGTCGGGAATGGTGCGCCGCGCCTGCCGAACACTTCCTGCTTCGCCCTGCCGGGCTGGAAGGGTGAGACGCAGGTGATGCAGATGGACCTTGCCGGTTTCGCGATTTCGGCGGGGTCGGCCTGTTCCAGCGGCAAGGTCCGCGCCTCCCGCGTGCTGCGGGCAATGGGTTTTGACGACGACGTGGCCGGCTGCGCGATCCGCGTGAGCCTGGGCCCGACGACACGGGAAGAAGACGTGCTGCGCTTTGCTGAAGCCTGGGCACGTCAGTATCGGAAGAAATACGCGCCCGTGCTCTGA
- a CDS encoding Rrf2 family transcriptional regulator, translating to MKLSTKGRYAMVALVDIALQPEGELVTLGDISRRQDISLPYLEQLFVKLRRAGLVASVRGPGGGYRLARTPDEIRVVDVLAAVDETVDAMHKGAGASGGASGSRAQSLSNRLWQSLSAHVYVYLHQARLSDVVGNALAPCPAVPSLFAIVDEPVSDEEREEVEDILSDEI from the coding sequence GTGAAGCTGAGCACCAAGGGGCGTTACGCGATGGTCGCGCTGGTCGACATCGCCCTCCAGCCGGAGGGAGAGCTGGTGACGCTGGGAGACATCTCGCGGCGCCAGGACATTTCCCTGCCGTATCTCGAGCAACTCTTCGTCAAGCTGCGACGCGCGGGGCTGGTGGCCTCGGTGCGCGGACCCGGCGGCGGCTATCGCCTGGCGCGCACGCCCGACGAGATCCGCGTGGTCGACGTGCTGGCGGCGGTCGACGAGACCGTTGACGCGATGCACAAGGGTGCGGGCGCGTCGGGTGGGGCCTCGGGCAGCCGGGCGCAGTCTCTGTCGAACCGGCTCTGGCAGTCACTATCGGCGCATGTCTATGTGTACCTGCATCAGGCGCGGCTCTCGGATGTGGTCGGCAATGCGCTGGCACCCTGTCCGGCGGTGCCGTCGCTCTTTGCCATCGTCGACGAGCCGGTCTCTGACGAGGAGCGGGAAGAGGTCGAGGATATTCTCTCGGACGAGATATGA
- a CDS encoding alpha/beta hydrolase, with protein sequence MPEVIFPGPEGRLEGRYHPQKDNDAPIAIVLHPHPQFGGTMNNKVVYNLHYAFYNMGFTVLRFNFRGVGRSQGEYDQGIGELSDAASALDYLQSMNNNSKHCWVAGFSFGAWIGMQLLMRRPEITGFVSVSPPANMYDFSFLAPCPSSGLIINGTNDRVAPPADTTTLVNKLKEQKGITITHDQVEGAGHFFEEPHMETMIDSVTGYVKRRLTETSR encoded by the coding sequence ATGCCCGAGGTCATATTTCCCGGACCCGAAGGCCGCCTCGAAGGCCGCTATCATCCGCAGAAAGACAACGACGCCCCCATTGCCATCGTCCTGCACCCGCATCCGCAGTTCGGCGGGACGATGAACAACAAGGTCGTCTATAACCTTCACTACGCGTTCTACAACATGGGATTCACCGTGCTGCGGTTCAACTTCCGTGGCGTGGGGCGCAGTCAGGGCGAATACGACCAGGGCATCGGCGAGCTTTCCGACGCCGCCTCGGCGCTCGACTACCTGCAGTCGATGAACAACAACTCCAAGCACTGCTGGGTCGCCGGGTTCTCCTTTGGCGCCTGGATCGGCATGCAGCTTCTGATGCGCCGCCCCGAGATCACCGGCTTCGTCTCGGTCTCGCCGCCGGCCAACATGTACGACTTCTCATTCCTCGCGCCCTGCCCCTCCTCTGGGCTGATCATCAATGGCACCAATGACCGCGTGGCCCCGCCCGCGGACACGACGACGCTGGTGAACAAGCTCAAGGAGCAGAAGGGCATCACCATCACCCACGATCAGGTCGAGGGCGCCGGGCACTTCTTCGAAGAGCCGCACATGGAGACGATGATCGACAGCGTCACCGGCTACGTGAAGCGCCGCCTGACCGAGACCAGCCGCTGA
- a CDS encoding HD domain-containing protein, with amino-acid sequence MTPDGQTNRLDAQMAFLIEAGRLSAVTRATKTSDGARFENSAEHSWHLALFALVLGEHAPEGVTIERVIKMLLLHDLVEIDAGDNPFFGEVDEAAKEAEEAAAADRLFGLLPADQGAALRALWDEFEANETPDARFAKSVDRFQPPNMNLVTEGGSWVDYKVTWPVFEKKMAPKIQSGAPKLWDWLAPKVEAFLARLSH; translated from the coding sequence ATGACCCCCGACGGCCAGACCAACCGCCTTGATGCACAGATGGCCTTCCTCATCGAGGCGGGCCGCCTCTCGGCGGTCACCCGCGCCACCAAGACATCGGACGGCGCCCGCTTCGAGAACTCTGCCGAGCACAGCTGGCACCTTGCGCTCTTCGCGCTGGTGCTGGGAGAGCATGCTCCAGAGGGCGTCACCATCGAGCGCGTCATCAAGATGCTGCTGCTGCATGATCTGGTGGAGATCGACGCCGGAGACAACCCGTTCTTCGGCGAGGTCGACGAGGCCGCCAAGGAGGCCGAGGAAGCCGCCGCCGCCGACCGGCTCTTCGGCCTGCTGCCCGCCGACCAGGGCGCCGCGCTGCGCGCGCTCTGGGACGAATTCGAGGCCAACGAGACGCCCGACGCGCGCTTCGCCAAGTCGGTAGACCGCTTCCAGCCGCCCAACATGAACCTCGTCACGGAGGGCGGCTCCTGGGTGGACTACAAGGTCACCTGGCCGGTGTTCGAGAAGAAGATGGCGCCGAAGATCCAAAGCGGCGCCCCGAAGCTCTGGGACTGGCTGGCGCCGAAGGTCGAAGCTTTCCTCGCGCGGCTCTCGCACTGA
- the lpdA gene encoding dihydrolipoyl dehydrogenase translates to MASQSFDMIVIGAGPGGYVAAIRGAQLGLKVAVVEREHMGGICLNWGCIPTKALLRSSEIYHFMQRAKEYGLTAEKIGYDLDAVVKRSRGVAKQLNSGVTHLLKKNKVTAFMGEATIPAKGKVTVKTDKGTEELTAKNIVIATGARARELPGLEADGESVWTYKHALVPSRMPKKLLVIGSGAIGIEFASFYNTLGADTTVVEVMDRILPVEDEEISKFAKKQFEKQGMTIREKTMVKQLDRAKGKVTAHIEQNGKVTKEEFDTVISAVGIVGNTEGLGLEALGVKVERTHVVVDKHCRTGIEGVYAIGDIAGAPWLAHKASHEGVMVAELIAGGHPHAVEPSSIAGCTYCHPQVASVGLTEAKAKEAGYKIKVGRFPFIGNGKAIALGEPEGLVKTIFDEKTGELLGAHMVGAEVTELIQGYVVGRQLETTEEDLMNTVFPHPTLSEMMHESVLDAYGRVIHY, encoded by the coding sequence ATGGCTTCGCAAAGCTTCGACATGATCGTCATCGGTGCCGGACCCGGGGGCTACGTCGCCGCCATCCGCGGCGCGCAGCTCGGCCTGAAGGTGGCCGTGGTGGAGCGCGAGCACATGGGCGGCATCTGCCTCAACTGGGGCTGCATTCCGACCAAGGCGCTGCTGCGCAGCTCGGAAATCTACCATTTCATGCAGCGCGCCAAGGAGTACGGCCTGACCGCCGAAAAGATCGGTTACGATCTCGACGCGGTGGTCAAGCGCTCGCGCGGCGTGGCGAAGCAGCTCAACTCGGGCGTCACCCACCTGCTGAAGAAGAACAAGGTCACCGCCTTCATGGGCGAGGCGACCATCCCCGCAAAGGGCAAGGTCACCGTCAAGACGGACAAGGGCACCGAGGAGCTGACGGCGAAGAACATCGTGATTGCCACTGGCGCCCGTGCCCGCGAGCTGCCCGGCCTCGAGGCCGACGGCGAGAGCGTCTGGACCTACAAGCACGCGCTGGTGCCGAGCCGCATGCCCAAGAAGCTGCTCGTCATCGGCTCGGGCGCCATCGGCATCGAGTTCGCCAGCTTCTACAACACGCTCGGCGCCGACACGACGGTGGTCGAGGTGATGGACCGAATCCTGCCGGTGGAGGATGAGGAGATCTCGAAATTCGCCAAGAAGCAGTTCGAGAAGCAGGGCATGACCATCCGCGAGAAGACCATGGTCAAGCAGCTCGACCGCGCCAAGGGCAAGGTCACCGCGCATATCGAGCAGAACGGCAAGGTGACCAAGGAAGAGTTCGACACGGTGATCTCGGCGGTCGGCATCGTCGGCAACACCGAGGGGCTGGGCCTCGAGGCGCTTGGCGTGAAGGTCGAGCGCACCCATGTGGTGGTCGACAAGCATTGCCGCACGGGCATCGAGGGCGTCTACGCCATCGGCGACATCGCCGGCGCGCCCTGGCTGGCGCATAAAGCCAGCCACGAGGGCGTGATGGTGGCCGAACTCATCGCCGGCGGCCATCCGCACGCGGTCGAGCCCTCGTCCATCGCCGGTTGCACCTACTGCCACCCGCAGGTCGCCTCGGTGGGCCTGACGGAAGCCAAGGCCAAGGAAGCCGGCTACAAGATCAAGGTCGGTCGCTTCCCCTTCATCGGCAATGGCAAGGCGATCGCGCTCGGCGAGCCCGAAGGCCTGGTCAAGACGATCTTCGACGAAAAGACCGGCGAGCTTCTGGGCGCGCATATGGTCGGCGCGGAAGTGACCGAGCTGATCCAGGGCTACGTCGTGGGCCGCCAGCTCGAGACCACCGAAGAGGATCTGATGAACACGGTCTTCCCGCACCCGACGCTGTCGGAAATGATGCACGAGAGCGTGCTCGACGCCTACGGCCGCGTGATCCATTACTGA
- a CDS encoding DUF924 family protein, giving the protein MKAPEDILAFWLDETEAEQWYKADEALDAEIRSRFEETWNGAMEGRFGLWLTYPGGALAYILLLDQFSRNMFRGSAKAFSADAIALAAAKQAIWRGWDVKIDEPARQFFYLPLMHSENLCDQERCIRLMKERLPETGASNLLHARAHREVIREYGRFPTRNEALSRPTTTPESGYLQGGGYGEVLRKLQTVEAA; this is encoded by the coding sequence ATGAAAGCCCCCGAAGACATTCTGGCATTCTGGCTCGACGAAACAGAGGCAGAGCAATGGTACAAGGCGGACGAGGCGCTGGACGCCGAGATCCGCTCCCGGTTCGAGGAGACCTGGAACGGCGCGATGGAGGGACGGTTCGGCCTCTGGCTCACCTATCCCGGCGGCGCGCTGGCCTATATCCTCCTGCTGGACCAGTTCTCCCGCAACATGTTCCGCGGCAGCGCCAAGGCCTTTTCCGCGGATGCAATCGCACTGGCGGCGGCGAAGCAGGCAATCTGGCGCGGCTGGGACGTGAAGATCGACGAGCCCGCTCGGCAGTTCTTCTACCTGCCGCTGATGCACTCCGAGAATCTTTGCGATCAGGAGCGCTGCATTCGCCTGATGAAGGAGCGTCTGCCCGAAACCGGCGCCTCCAACCTGCTGCACGCCCGCGCCCACCGCGAGGTGATCCGCGAGTATGGGCGCTTCCCGACCCGCAACGAGGCGCTCTCGCGCCCCACGACCACGCCGGAAAGCGGCTACCTGCAGGGTGGCGGCTACGGCGAGGTGCTGCGCAAGCTGCAGACGGTCGAGGCGGCCTGA